DNA sequence from the Novosphingobium sp. KACC 22771 genome:
TCCGCGTTCAGCACCAATGCGGGACAATCGCTCAAATGGCGGGAGGGATCCTCCCCGGCGCTGCGGAACCGGGCCGCGCGCTCTATCAGCTCCGCCTTGAGCATGGCTCCTGATAGCAAGCGGGAATGACGGTTTGGCGACAATTCATGGGGCTAATCAACACTGACTTGCCGCCAAGGTCAAGGGGTGCCAGAGGGCAAAATGCGATGATCCGAACCCGTTTCGCCCCCAGCCCGAACGGCCTGCTGCATCTGGGCCATGCCTATGCGGCGGTGGTCGCGCATGATCTGGCGCGCGCGCCAAATGGCGGGGCGGCCGCCGAGTTCCTGCTGCGGATCGAGGACATTGATGGCACACGCTCGCGCCCGGAACTGGCCGAGGCGATGATGGCCGATCTGGAATGGCTGGGGCTGCGCTGGGACGGGCCGGTGGTGCGGCAATCGGCGCGGCTGGATTCGTATGGCGCGGCGGCGGATCGGCTGCGGGCGATGGACCTGCTCTATCCCTGCCGCTGCACCCGCGCCGAAATCGCGGCGGCGGCCACACAGCATGGCCCCGACGGGCTGATCTATCCCGGCACCTGTCGCGGGCGCGATGTCGATCCGGCGGGGGCGGCATGGCGGCTCGATATGGCGCGCGCAGTAGAGATCGCCGGGCCGTTGGTGTGGGAGGATGCATTGGCCGGGCCGCAGACCGCCACGCCCGAAATTTTTGGCGACATCGTGCTGCTGCGCAAAGAGGCGCCCGCCTCCTATCACTTGGCCGCGACGCTGGACGATGCGGCCGATGGCATCACCTTGGTCACACGCGGAGCCGATCTGTTCGCGGCCAGCCATGTGCATCGCCTGCTCCAGGCCCTGCTCGGCCTGCCGGTGCCGCGATGGCACCACCATGGGCTGATTGTCGAGGCCGATGGGCGCAAGCTGGCCAAGCGGCGCGGCAGCCCATCGCTGGCCGACATGCGCCGCGATGGCGTGGATGGGCGGGCCTTGGCCGATGACCTGCGTCATGCCCTTTTGCCCGCTGGCCTTTCGCTTGTAACAGGCATAGGCTGCGCCCTATAAGAAATTGGGAGACGGGCGATGCTGAAATATATCCTCATTCCGGTGATCGTGGTGGCCATGGGCTTTGTCGTGGTCAGCCTGGCCAAGGGGATCATCGCCTTTCTGCAAACCACGCGCGATGATCTGGAAAGCGGCAGCGGAAACGGCCCCAGCCCGATGCAGTTGAAACAGAACGAAATGATGTTTGCCCGCATCAAGTATCAGGCGCTGGCGGTGATCGTGGTCGCGGTGCTATTGGCGGCGGCGCGTTAAATTCAAACAGGACAGTATTTTGGTCAAGCTGAACAAGATTTACACCCGCACCGGCGATGATGGCACCACCGGGCTGGTCGATGGGTCGCGCGTGGGCAAACATGGGGCGCGAATGGAGGCCATCGGCAGCATTGATGAGGCCAACAGCGCGCTGGGGCTGGCGGTGCTGGCGGTGGAGGGCGCACATCGCGACGCCCTGCTGCGGGTTCAGAA
Encoded proteins:
- a CDS encoding HIG1 domain-containing protein; this translates as MKYILIPVIVVAMGFVVVSLAKGIIAFLQTTRDDLESGSGNGPSPMQLKQNEMMFARIKYQALAVIVVAVLLAAAR
- the gluQRS gene encoding tRNA glutamyl-Q(34) synthetase GluQRS, with amino-acid sequence MIRTRFAPSPNGLLHLGHAYAAVVAHDLARAPNGGAAAEFLLRIEDIDGTRSRPELAEAMMADLEWLGLRWDGPVVRQSARLDSYGAAADRLRAMDLLYPCRCTRAEIAAAATQHGPDGLIYPGTCRGRDVDPAGAAWRLDMARAVEIAGPLVWEDALAGPQTATPEIFGDIVLLRKEAPASYHLAATLDDAADGITLVTRGADLFAASHVHRLLQALLGLPVPRWHHHGLIVEADGRKLAKRRGSPSLADMRRDGVDGRALADDLRHALLPAGLSLVTGIGCAL